GCTCGGCCACTCCGCGCGCGTCCGTGGAGGACTGCGCCCCGAGCTGCTCGAGCAGGATGACCTCGATGCGCGGCACCTCGCGCGAGCCGACGATCTTGTACTGATCGACGTTGGCGTTGAGCTGGTGGCCGCTCGCGGCGTCCAGGTGCCGCTCCTCGTAGAGGGCGTAGCTCACGCCTTGAATCACCCCGCCGTAGATCTGGCTCTCGGTGAGCTTGGGGTTGATGGGGCGCCCGCAGTCATGCACGGCGACCATGCGCTCCACCTTGACGATGCCCGTCTCCGTGTCGACCGCCACCTCGGCGAACTGCACGCCCCCAATCCCATGCCGGCTGATGCTCATGTCGGGGGTTGCCGCCGCGAACCCCTCGTAGTCGTCCCGGCGCTCGGCCCGATGGGAGATCTCCTCGAACCCGGCCTTCTTGACGGCCTCGCGGAAGGGCAGGGCCGACGCAGGCTTGCCCTTCACCATCACCTTGCCGTCGACGAAGACGATGTCGTCCGCGTTCGCCTGGAAGTGGGGGGCCAGCCGCGCGGCGATGTCCCGGACGCAGCGGTACGCGGCATTCCGGGCGGCGGGTGTGAGGGAGCTGGTGACGCGGCTACCGCCGGAGGCAGGCCCCATCGGGTAGCGGGAGTCTCCGACGTAGGCGCCGATCTGCTCCGGGCGCAGGCCGAACTCCTCGGCCACCACCTGCGCCAGGATGGTGCGCGTCCCCGTGCCGATGTCCTGCGTGCTGCTGAAGGCCTCGACAGAGCCGTCATCCGTCACGCGGACTTCACACGCGGTGTTCCGGTGGACCAGGTAGAGCCACTGGGACTGGGCGACCCCCATGCCTCGCTTGATGGGACCCTTGTCCGAGCCAGCGGGCCGCCGCTTGCTCCAGCCGAACCGGTCGGCTCCCACCTTGCGCTCATAGGCGCGAGCCACGCAGTCATCCGTCCCGGAGACGTCGATCTTGCTCCGGAGGACGAGCGGATCCATGCCGATCCGCTCCGCCACCTCGTCGATGGCCTGCTCCAGGGCGAAGATGCCCTGGACCTGACCGGGCCCCCGGAACGCGGCGCAGGGCCCGGCGTTGGTGAAGACGTCGTGCTGCTCCACGCGCACGTTCGGGCAGGCGTAGAGCGTGGAGTGGCAGAAGCCGACCCCGGCGCCGCCCGCCACGCCTCCGCTGCCGAAGGACTGGAGCTGGATGGCCGTGAGGGAGCCATCCCGCTTCGCGCCCACCTTGAGCCGCTGGATGCTGTTCGGACGGTTGCCGCCCGACACGTGCTCTTCCCGGCGATCCAGCACCATCCGCACCGGCAGCCGCGCCTTGCGCGACAGGTGGATGGCGAGCAGCCCGAAGTTGCCAATCCCGTACTTCGCGCCGAAGCCGCCACCGGTGAAGTCACTGAGGACGCGAACCTTGTTCTTCGGCAGATCGAAGTGCTCGGCCGCTTCTTCCCGGACGCTCGCGACGTGCTGCGTGGAGGCGTAGAGCGTCAGCCCGTCCTCCTTCCAATCCGCGACGAGCCCGTGCGGCTCCATGGGGACGTGGGTCTGCACCTGGGTGCGGAACTCCGCCTCGACCACCACCTCGGCCTCGCGAAACCCCTGCTCGACGTCTCCGCGTGGGCCCACGCCGCGTGGCTTCGTGTCGGGACCTCGGACGTTGCCTCTCTGGGGGAGGCCTGGGGGAGCTCCGCCTCCGCCCGCGGTCGCCGGCTGCTCGGTGGGGCCGGGGAAGACGCGAGGCGCGTTCTCCTTCATGGCCTCCTCGAGCTCGGTGACGTGGGGTAGGGGCTCGTACTCCACTTTGATGAGCTTCAGCGCCGCCTCGGCGGCGCGAGGGTTCTCGGCGGCCACCGCCGCGATGGGCTGGCCCGCGTAGCGGATGGTCGGGTAGCGCTGGCTCTGCTCCGCCTTCGGGTCGCGCAGCTTCGCGGTCGCCAGCAGGCGCTCCATGACGTGAACGGCGCGGACGCCTGGGTAGCGCTCGGCCGCGGAGGTGTCGATGGACTTGATGCGCGCGTGGGGCAGCGGCGAGACGAGCCACTTGCCCCAGAGCATCCCGGGGAGCTGGATGTCGAAGGTATAGCGGGCCTTGCCGGTGACCTTCTCGATTCCATCCAGGCGCGAGATGGGCTTGCCGATGGACTTGAGCTTCGCGTTCTCGGGCAGGGGCGGTGGCTCGTCCAGCGGCACCCGCCGGGTGACCTCCTTCAGCCCGTCCCCGACAATCCCTTGCAGGATGGCTTGCTGCCGGGCGGGCCCCGGGTTCGGAGGTGGAGGCGGCTTGGGGCCTCCGGCCTGCTCCTTCTGTCCGTCGGAGGGCTTGTTGGAAGCGCGGCTATCCGTGGTGTCCTTGACGCCTTGCATCAGCTCTTCCCCTTGATCTTTCCGCCTGCCTGGGCCGCCGCCAGGGTCGCCTTGAAGACGTTGGGATAGGTGCCGCACCGGCACAGGTGGCCGCTGACGGCCTGCTTCACGTCATCGAGCGTGCACTTCGGGTTGCGCTCGACCAGCGCGGCGCAGCTCATCACCATGCCGGGCGTGCAGAAGCCGCACTGCAGCGCATCGTTCTCCACGAAGGCGCGCTGGACGGGGTGGAGCTCGTCGCCCTGGGCGAGCCCCTCGATGGTGGTGACCTTGCGGCCCCGGGCGTCGAAGGCCAGCGTCATGCAGCTGGCGGCGACTTCGCCGTCGAGCCACACCGTGCAGGCCGAGCAGGCGCCACGGTCGCAGCCGATCTTCGTCCCCGTCATGCCGAGGTTGTTGCGGAGGACTTCGGCCAGCGTGGTGGCGGGGTCCACCTGGACGGCGACGGGGCGCCCGTTGATGGAGAGGGACAGCGAGGCGGGCTCGGGGCCCTGGACCGCCGGAGAGGCGGCCGCCGCCGCTTCCGCGACGGACTGGGACAGCGTGGCGGTCAGCGCCGAGGCACCCGCGCCGGTGAAGAAGGCGCGGCGGCTGAGCTTGGGAAGCAGGGGCTTGGAATCGGAGTCATCATCGGGTGGGGCCAAATGTCGAACGCTCCTCTCGCGGATGAAGGTACCGGAGCCGCAGCTGAGAAGCCCAGACAGAGTGTGAAGCCTGTGTCACCAGCTTCGATTGGTGAACAAAGGCTCAATGCGTTCTCCCAGCTCTTCAACAGCTGGGCGGCTTCGAATGCAGCGAGCCCCTCTCCCCTCAGCGCCATCTCTGCGTCAGCAGCGCTGCGAGCGCATCTCCAGCGGACCGCAATCTCCGGAACGCAGCGATGTACCGCTCGGCGTGCTCGTCTCCGTAGCTATCTTCCTCCCGGAAGGTCGCTCCCTTCTGGATGTTCTCCATGGCCTGCACCCCGAACTGACGTTGCGCCTCGAAAGACTGTGTACTCAAGCGTGGAAGAGGACGGCTCGGTCGTGTTCTCCAGCCCGCCCCTCGTGTGGAGCCTGCGCGCATCCACACGAAGGGAGGAAGGGCCGGGAGTCTGGCCAGGTGTTCGTGACGAAGTCCTGTCCAGAGCAGCCCTACGCCGCGGAGCGGACGGTGGTGAGGCCGTCCATCAGCGCCTCGGTCAGCAGCTCCAGA
This DNA window, taken from Hyalangium gracile, encodes the following:
- a CDS encoding (2Fe-2S)-binding protein → MAPPDDDSDSKPLLPKLSRRAFFTGAGASALTATLSQSVAEAAAAASPAVQGPEPASLSLSINGRPVAVQVDPATTLAEVLRNNLGMTGTKIGCDRGACSACTVWLDGEVAASCMTLAFDARGRKVTTIEGLAQGDELHPVQRAFVENDALQCGFCTPGMVMSCAALVERNPKCTLDDVKQAVSGHLCRCGTYPNVFKATLAAAQAGGKIKGKS
- a CDS encoding xanthine dehydrogenase family protein molybdopterin-binding subunit translates to MQGVKDTTDSRASNKPSDGQKEQAGGPKPPPPPNPGPARQQAILQGIVGDGLKEVTRRVPLDEPPPLPENAKLKSIGKPISRLDGIEKVTGKARYTFDIQLPGMLWGKWLVSPLPHARIKSIDTSAAERYPGVRAVHVMERLLATAKLRDPKAEQSQRYPTIRYAGQPIAAVAAENPRAAEAALKLIKVEYEPLPHVTELEEAMKENAPRVFPGPTEQPATAGGGGAPPGLPQRGNVRGPDTKPRGVGPRGDVEQGFREAEVVVEAEFRTQVQTHVPMEPHGLVADWKEDGLTLYASTQHVASVREEAAEHFDLPKNKVRVLSDFTGGGFGAKYGIGNFGLLAIHLSRKARLPVRMVLDRREEHVSGGNRPNSIQRLKVGAKRDGSLTAIQLQSFGSGGVAGGAGVGFCHSTLYACPNVRVEQHDVFTNAGPCAAFRGPGQVQGIFALEQAIDEVAERIGMDPLVLRSKIDVSGTDDCVARAYERKVGADRFGWSKRRPAGSDKGPIKRGMGVAQSQWLYLVHRNTACEVRVTDDGSVEAFSSTQDIGTGTRTILAQVVAEEFGLRPEQIGAYVGDSRYPMGPASGGSRVTSSLTPAARNAAYRCVRDIAARLAPHFQANADDIVFVDGKVMVKGKPASALPFREAVKKAGFEEISHRAERRDDYEGFAAATPDMSISRHGIGGVQFAEVAVDTETGIVKVERMVAVHDCGRPINPKLTESQIYGGVIQGVSYALYEERHLDAASGHQLNANVDQYKIVGSREVPRIEVILLEQLGAQSSTDARGVAEPANVATAAAVANAFYNATGKRIRTLPMTPANVLAALRT